Proteins from one Methanococcus maripaludis C5 genomic window:
- a CDS encoding 3-dehydroquinate synthase II: MKFGWIKTTGTDSEERMESVKDALESSIPGLMVEKEEISSVRELGNIKIVSDSLDADVVLINKGEDLEILKSAKLSGKETAVYVEINTKDDEVYATEVSKLDFVDYVVLEGSDWTIIPLENIIADLFGEEIKIVSVVTNVKDAEAAYEILEKGVDGVVLIPEDINEVKDFSKLIERMNSESLKLDYATVTKIEPVGSGDRVCIDTCSMMEMGEGMLIGSYSRGMFLVHSETVENPYVATRPFRVNAGPVHAYILCPENKTKYLSDLKAGDKVLVVNKNGETRESIIGRVKIEKRPLFLVEAEYNGENLRTILQNAETIRLVGEDGKPVSVVDLKVGTKVLIKPDENARHFGMAIKETIVEK; this comes from the coding sequence ATGAAATTTGGATGGATAAAAACAACAGGAACCGATTCCGAAGAGAGAATGGAGTCTGTAAAAGATGCTCTTGAAAGCTCAATTCCTGGACTAATGGTCGAAAAGGAAGAAATAAGCTCTGTAAGAGAACTTGGAAACATAAAAATCGTTTCGGATAGTCTCGATGCAGATGTTGTATTAATCAATAAAGGAGAGGATTTGGAGATTTTAAAATCTGCAAAACTCTCTGGAAAGGAAACTGCGGTTTACGTTGAAATAAACACTAAAGACGATGAAGTATATGCTACAGAAGTAAGCAAACTTGATTTTGTCGATTACGTTGTTTTAGAAGGAAGCGACTGGACAATTATCCCGCTTGAAAACATTATCGCGGATTTATTCGGTGAAGAAATAAAAATCGTTTCAGTTGTAACTAACGTGAAAGATGCGGAAGCTGCATACGAAATTTTAGAAAAAGGTGTTGACGGAGTTGTTTTAATTCCCGAAGACATTAATGAAGTAAAAGATTTCTCAAAATTAATTGAAAGAATGAACTCTGAAAGCTTAAAACTCGACTACGCAACAGTTACAAAAATCGAACCTGTTGGAAGTGGTGACAGGGTCTGTATTGACACCTGTTCCATGATGGAAATGGGGGAAGGAATGTTAATTGGATCGTACTCAAGAGGAATGTTTTTAGTCCATTCAGAAACCGTTGAAAACCCGTACGTTGCTACAAGACCGTTTAGGGTAAATGCCGGACCTGTTCATGCCTATATCTTGTGCCCGGAAAATAAAACAAAATATTTAAGCGATTTAAAAGCAGGAGATAAAGTTTTAGTCGTTAATAAAAACGGCGAAACGAGAGAATCCATTATCGGACGCGTAAAAATCGAAAAAAGGCCGCTTTTCCTTGTTGAAGCAGAATATAATGGAGAAAATCTAAGAACGATCCTCCAAAACGCAGAAACAATCCGATTAGTTGGAGAAGATGGAAAACCAGTTTCAGTTGTTGATTTAAAGGTTGGAACCAAGGTATTGATAAAACCTGATGAAAACGCACGACACTTCGGAATGGCGATTAAAGAAACCATTGTAGAAAAATAA
- a CDS encoding DNA cytosine methyltransferase, with translation MNFIDLFCGCGGFSRGFVEMGFKPLLAIELDENAANSYALNYNGMVFEKKLNEFLEKEIYFKLEDFLVQNDIEDFKKSNNYENLNPVVINEDIREINSKYITNKIKNTSDSKIDLVIGGPPCEGYTGANPNREKIPFNRLYRDEVGRLVLEYIRIVGDISPEVFVMENVPGILNYETRENLEKEFSRVGYDELYFHVFDSENYGNPSLRKRVIISNIPLNLEKTDNIDVKTALSNIDRNAINNEKYPLPEKIAKNIHKIKIGGSAVKFKACGGVLDNYIRLSMEGNSETVMGKRRFIHPDEDRLLTVREQARLMSYPDTHIFAGGITAQYNQVGESVPPSLSLAIAKEVKKYFNE, from the coding sequence ATGAATTTTATAGATTTATTCTGTGGATGTGGCGGGTTTTCGAGAGGATTTGTCGAAATGGGATTTAAACCACTTTTGGCAATTGAACTGGACGAAAATGCGGCAAATTCCTATGCTTTAAATTACAATGGAATGGTTTTTGAAAAAAAATTAAACGAATTTTTAGAAAAAGAAATCTATTTTAAACTCGAAGATTTTTTGGTTCAAAATGATATCGAAGATTTTAAAAAATCAAATAATTATGAAAATTTAAATCCTGTCGTAATCAATGAGGATATAAGAGAAATAAATTCAAAATACATAACGAATAAAATTAAAAATACTTCTGATTCAAAAATAGATCTCGTTATTGGGGGGCCACCTTGTGAAGGATACACGGGTGCAAATCCAAATCGTGAAAAGATCCCATTCAACAGGCTTTATAGGGATGAAGTTGGAAGACTGGTTTTAGAATATATCAGAATTGTTGGCGATATTTCTCCAGAAGTTTTTGTAATGGAAAACGTTCCCGGGATTTTAAACTACGAAACCAGAGAAAATCTAGAAAAAGAGTTTTCAAGAGTGGGGTACGATGAATTGTATTTTCATGTTTTTGATTCTGAAAATTACGGGAACCCTTCACTTAGAAAACGGGTAATTATTTCCAATATTCCCTTAAATCTCGAAAAAACTGATAATATAGATGTAAAAACTGCTTTATCAAATATCGATAGAAATGCAATAAACAATGAAAAATATCCGCTTCCAGAAAAAATTGCAAAGAATATTCATAAAATTAAGATTGGCGGATCAGCAGTTAAGTTCAAAGCATGTGGTGGAGTTTTGGATAACTACATAAGGCTGTCAATGGAAGGAAACTCTGAAACTGTGATGGGAAAAAGGCGGTTTATCCATCCTGATGAAGATAGGCTTTTAACAGTTCGAGAACAGGCAAGACTCATGAGTTATCCTGATACTCATATTTTTGCAGGTGGAATTACTGCACAGTACAACCAAGTTGGGGAAAGCGTTCCCCCTTCACTATCTTTAGCAATTGCAAAAGAAGTTAAAAAATATTTTAACGAATAA
- the truD gene encoding tRNA pseudouridine(13) synthase TruD, producing the protein MKFRQKHEDFIVNEILDYELNDSGNYSLYALQKNGIENLKAISYLSKNLEVPTKEIGYCGLKDRHAITTQYVSIPNEYGKLSLNEDNLKLEYIGNIEKPLKIGKLYGNRFEIIARAIDKNEFLRIADNIRALGFGAPNYYDDQRFGSVFNGKFIAKEILKGNYEEVVKILLTSYTKSEKKQLKDLKRFIAKNWGSWDECLEYIDKKQIRSKMFRNMVKSLKYENDFKKAFKYVDNRLKELFISAYQSYLWNECLKEFLKEIIPKENRKYVDYSCGTFLFYESIDEELFCKLKEMDFPTIVSDVEYTDSEKKIINAILKKERIKFSDFEKLDFGKLKYTKRPIISIPEDINTGTFKSDELNSKKYKIALEFSLKKGSYATIILKRVFNIL; encoded by the coding sequence ATGAAATTTAGGCAAAAACACGAAGATTTCATCGTAAATGAGATTTTAGATTATGAATTAAATGATTCTGGAAATTATTCGCTATATGCCCTCCAAAAAAACGGAATAGAAAATTTAAAAGCGATATCGTATCTTTCAAAAAACCTTGAAGTTCCTACAAAAGAAATTGGGTACTGTGGTTTGAAGGATAGGCACGCGATTACAACGCAGTACGTTTCTATTCCAAATGAATATGGTAAATTGTCCCTCAATGAAGATAATTTAAAGCTTGAATATATTGGAAACATTGAAAAACCCTTAAAAATCGGAAAATTGTATGGAAACAGATTTGAAATTATAGCAAGGGCCATTGATAAAAACGAATTTTTAAGGATTGCGGATAATATAAGAGCATTAGGTTTTGGCGCACCCAATTACTACGACGACCAGAGATTTGGGAGTGTATTTAACGGTAAATTTATAGCAAAAGAAATTTTGAAAGGCAATTACGAAGAAGTCGTTAAAATACTTTTAACGAGCTACACAAAAAGTGAAAAAAAGCAGTTAAAGGATTTAAAACGATTTATTGCGAAAAATTGGGGCAGTTGGGACGAATGCTTGGAATATATTGATAAAAAACAGATAAGAAGTAAAATGTTTAGAAACATGGTTAAATCGTTAAAATACGAAAATGATTTCAAAAAAGCGTTTAAATATGTTGACAATCGATTGAAAGAGCTATTTATCTCTGCGTATCAAAGCTATCTGTGGAATGAATGTTTAAAAGAGTTTTTAAAAGAAATTATTCCAAAAGAAAATAGAAAATACGTTGATTATTCATGCGGAACATTTTTGTTTTATGAATCTATAGATGAAGAATTATTTTGTAAATTAAAAGAAATGGACTTTCCAACAATAGTTTCCGATGTAGAATACACAGATTCAGAAAAAAAGATAATAAATGCAATTTTAAAGAAAGAACGGATTAAATTTTCAGATTTTGAGAAATTGGACTTTGGAAAATTAAAATACACGAAAAGACCGATTATTTCAATTCCTGAAGATATCAATACTGGAACGTTTAAATCTGACGAATTAAACTCAAAAAAATATAAAATAGCTTTAGAATTTAGTTTAAAGAAAGGAAGCTACGCAACTATAATTTTAAAAAGGGTTTTTAATATTTTATAA
- a CDS encoding radical SAM protein: MNSAEILENSINAFKLTEKHHGNITSLERALFLGWYCNLENPCKFCFMSTQKEKIKDPLKARRKPESILAESIIMKRIGWKLEFISGGYGYTTEDLNDTIEMVSYVQQAKQYLNVGIIDFEKLNLNNVEGVVGAVETVNPKLHEEVCPGKPLSNTKEMLKKAKDMGLKTGITIILGMGETENDIELLLNLIEELNLDRITFYSLNPQNETIFEGKTSVTTLDYMNWVSSVRLNFPKIKIISGTWVDKLTNIGPLVMAGSNVITKFPLFSIYGKKEGKTVENEIKSTGRELYSSFSDLELLNGVKKLEKTRYVSEKIDISEKNLEMLNSLSNQIDKKIESYVKTTIRRSQK; encoded by the coding sequence ATGAATTCTGCGGAGATTTTGGAAAATTCAATTAATGCATTTAAATTAACGGAAAAACACCACGGAAATATTACTAGTTTAGAACGGGCCCTTTTTTTAGGCTGGTACTGCAATTTAGAAAACCCTTGTAAATTCTGCTTCATGTCAACACAAAAGGAAAAAATAAAAGACCCTTTAAAAGCAAGAAGAAAGCCAGAATCCATTTTAGCAGAAAGTATAATAATGAAAAGAATCGGCTGGAAGCTTGAATTCATTTCTGGAGGATATGGATACACAACTGAAGATTTAAACGACACCATAGAAATGGTTTCATATGTTCAGCAGGCAAAACAGTATTTAAACGTTGGAATAATTGATTTTGAAAAGTTAAATTTAAACAACGTTGAAGGGGTCGTCGGAGCAGTAGAAACTGTAAATCCAAAATTACACGAAGAAGTATGCCCTGGAAAGCCACTGTCGAATACTAAAGAAATGTTAAAAAAAGCAAAAGATATGGGGCTTAAAACGGGAATTACGATAATTTTGGGAATGGGAGAAACTGAAAACGACATTGAATTACTCTTAAATTTGATTGAGGAATTAAATCTAGATAGGATTACGTTTTATTCTTTAAACCCCCAAAATGAAACTATTTTCGAGGGAAAAACTTCAGTAACGACCCTTGATTACATGAACTGGGTTTCAAGTGTGAGGCTAAATTTCCCAAAAATAAAGATAATATCTGGAACATGGGTTGATAAACTCACAAATATCGGGCCGCTTGTAATGGCAGGATCGAATGTAATTACAAAATTCCCGCTTTTTTCAATTTATGGTAAAAAAGAAGGAAAAACTGTGGAAAATGAAATAAAATCAACAGGAAGAGAACTTTACAGTAGTTTTTCAGACCTTGAATTATTAAATGGCGTAAAAAAATTGGAAAAAACAAGATATGTTTCCGAAAAAATAGATATCTCTGAAAAAAACCTTGAAATGCTAAACAGCCTTTCAAATCAGATAGATAAAAAGATAGAAAGTTATGTTAAAACAACAATTCGCAGATCTCAAAAATAA
- the argH gene encoding argininosuccinate lyase: protein MNILRRGRLGSNVKEDVMKFTTSLEFDKEIFESDILCDIAHTTMLVEQNVISEENGKKIIAELKKIAEKGMETLDLDPSLDDIHMVIESELIKELGEDVAGRMHTGRSRNDEVATDLRLSLRKKVLEIITHLITMEKNMLAVSNEHKETLTVGYTHLQQAQPVTFGHQILSHISAIERDISRFFDTYNRINLSPLGCGAMATTGFNLNRKRTQELLGFYGLIENSMDGVSSRDFIVETMANISMLGTNLSKICEELVVFSSAEFNTIEIANEYTSTSSIMPQKKNPDVAEITRAKLSTLNGELVTVLTIMKALPNTYNRDLQEISPHLWKSVYTLIDSIQMVDGMISTVKVNKERMKENAEKNYSTATELADTLVRECGIAFRMAHGIVGELVKRSIEEKVEIKEIISEVLEKNNLSLSQEKIDTALDPFENVKLRNVIGGPAPEEVERAISSFNEKISAYKENLDEKIAEIESVKENLLK, encoded by the coding sequence ATGAACATTTTAAGAAGGGGAAGACTTGGAAGCAACGTCAAGGAAGACGTGATGAAATTCACTACAAGCCTTGAATTCGATAAAGAAATCTTTGAAAGCGACATTTTATGTGATATTGCGCATACCACAATGCTTGTCGAACAGAATGTGATTTCTGAAGAAAATGGTAAAAAAATAATTGCAGAACTTAAAAAAATAGCAGAAAAAGGCATGGAAACTCTTGATCTTGATCCATCACTCGATGACATTCATATGGTTATTGAAAGCGAATTGATAAAAGAACTTGGTGAAGATGTTGCAGGCAGAATGCATACCGGAAGGAGCCGAAATGACGAAGTTGCAACTGATTTAAGGCTTTCTTTGAGGAAAAAAGTTCTTGAAATAATTACCCATTTGATAACAATGGAAAAAAACATGCTTGCGGTTTCAAATGAGCATAAAGAAACACTTACTGTCGGATACACGCACTTACAGCAAGCACAACCGGTAACTTTCGGACATCAAATTTTAAGCCACATTTCGGCAATTGAAAGAGATATTTCAAGGTTTTTTGATACATACAACAGAATTAATCTCTCTCCGCTCGGATGCGGTGCAATGGCTACAACCGGATTTAATTTAAATAGGAAAAGAACTCAGGAACTTCTTGGATTTTACGGTTTAATCGAAAATTCAATGGATGGAGTGTCTTCAAGAGATTTCATCGTTGAAACAATGGCAAATATCTCGATGCTTGGAACAAACCTCTCAAAAATATGTGAAGAACTCGTCGTGTTTTCGAGTGCGGAATTTAACACCATTGAAATTGCAAACGAATACACGTCAACCTCTTCGATAATGCCGCAGAAAAAAAATCCCGATGTTGCAGAAATTACCAGGGCAAAACTTTCAACGTTAAATGGGGAACTTGTAACCGTTTTAACGATTATGAAAGCGCTTCCAAACACATACAATAGAGATTTACAGGAAATCAGCCCGCATCTTTGGAAAAGTGTCTACACCTTGATTGATAGTATTCAGATGGTTGACGGAATGATATCAACTGTTAAAGTAAATAAAGAAAGAATGAAGGAAAATGCGGAGAAAAACTACTCTACTGCAACAGAACTTGCAGATACGCTTGTTAGAGAATGCGGAATTGCATTTAGAATGGCGCACGGTATTGTTGGGGAACTTGTGAAAAGATCTATCGAAGAAAAAGTTGAAATTAAAGAAATAATTTCAGAAGTTCTTGAAAAAAATAACCTTTCATTAAGCCAAGAAAAAATTGATACTGCACTTGATCCTTTCGAAAACGTGAAATTAAGAAATGTAATCGGCGGACCTGCACCTGAAGAAGTAGAAAGAGCAATTTCATCATTTAATGAAAAAATTTCAGCTTATAAAGAAAATTTAGATGAAAAAATTGCTGAAATCGAGTCTGTTAAGGAAAATTTATTAAAATAA
- a CDS encoding PUA domain-containing protein, whose product MKHRKLENSEISAIKAAISRYIGKKAEELDFKNFLILKGKSKNVVYVSSKALESLKNHKDIYSVGINVGELEEISGKEKFLPSLEGITMVSKYIEKNYARINEKGESLFLYERDVFDTSIIEVVGDGKVAVFNENKELLGIGKYNGKLIKNIMDRGWYLRHGG is encoded by the coding sequence ATGAAACACAGGAAGCTTGAAAACTCAGAAATTAGCGCCATAAAAGCGGCCATTTCTAGGTATATTGGTAAAAAAGCTGAAGAGCTTGATTTTAAGAATTTTTTAATACTAAAAGGCAAATCAAAAAACGTAGTTTACGTAAGTTCAAAAGCTCTCGAATCTCTGAAAAATCACAAGGATATTTACAGTGTAGGAATAAATGTCGGCGAGCTCGAAGAAATCTCCGGAAAAGAAAAGTTTTTACCTTCATTAGAAGGCATAACCATGGTTTCAAAGTACATTGAAAAAAATTATGCACGGATAAATGAAAAAGGCGAAAGTTTATTCCTCTACGAACGAGACGTTTTCGATACTTCAATCATCGAAGTTGTTGGGGATGGAAAAGTCGCAGTATTTAACGAAAACAAAGAGTTACTCGGAATTGGAAAATACAACGGAAAATTAATCAAAAATATAATGGATCGTGGATGGTACTTAAGGCACGGCGGATAG
- a CDS encoding geranylgeranylglyceryl/heptaprenylglyceryl phosphate synthase, with amino-acid sequence MQIKIGEIESKLNNIIEEEGAAYFVLIDPDEKNYREIANHVKDYADAIIIGGSIGIINLDEVTKEIKEITGLPVILFPGNVDGVTKEADAVLFMSLMNSKNTYWNMTAPTLGALTIKKYGLETLPMAYLGIEPISKTAVGFVGEVNEIPQKKPEIAGIYSLSASYFGMRWVYLEAGSGAEYPVNNEMIGVSKKLSGINIIVGGGIRTPEVAYEKVMSGADVIVTGTLTEKDPKAVEEMKKAIKKAGMDKLKMLSKK; translated from the coding sequence ATGCAGATCAAAATTGGAGAAATTGAATCAAAATTAAATAATATTATCGAAGAAGAAGGGGCTGCTTACTTCGTACTAATAGATCCTGACGAAAAAAACTACCGAGAAATCGCAAATCACGTTAAGGATTACGCTGATGCGATAATTATCGGGGGAAGTATTGGAATCATTAACCTTGATGAAGTTACAAAAGAAATCAAAGAAATCACCGGCCTTCCAGTAATTTTATTCCCTGGAAACGTTGACGGAGTTACAAAAGAAGCCGATGCAGTATTATTCATGAGTTTGATGAACTCGAAAAATACCTACTGGAACATGACTGCACCAACCCTTGGAGCCCTCACGATTAAAAAATACGGACTTGAAACACTCCCAATGGCCTACCTTGGAATTGAACCGATAAGCAAAACTGCAGTTGGATTTGTAGGTGAAGTAAATGAAATTCCTCAGAAAAAACCTGAAATTGCAGGAATTTACAGTCTTTCGGCATCATACTTTGGAATGAGATGGGTTTACCTTGAAGCTGGAAGCGGTGCAGAGTACCCAGTAAACAATGAAATGATTGGAGTTTCCAAAAAATTAAGTGGAATAAACATTATCGTCGGCGGAGGAATAAGAACTCCAGAAGTAGCTTACGAAAAAGTCATGAGCGGTGCTGACGTAATTGTAACCGGAACTTTAACTGAAAAGGACCCTAAAGCAGTTGAAGAAATGAAAAAAGCTATCAAAAAAGCTGGAATGGATAAATTAAAAATGTTATCTAAAAAATAA
- a CDS encoding CoA-binding protein, with amino-acid sequence MTHSDQLQNSNHGKILKDLEIKDLLNSSKNIAVIGISKNSRNPSFFVSKYLIESGFNVYFVNPNYSGEKILDHTVYSNISEIKEKIDIVSIFVNPSRTIVIAEDAVKLGFKAFWFQLETSNRGTIDYVLKNGFDVVLEKCIMVEHQKFL; translated from the coding sequence ATGACTCATTCAGATCAGTTACAAAATTCAAATCATGGAAAAATTTTGAAAGATTTGGAGATTAAAGACCTCCTTAATTCTTCAAAAAATATTGCAGTTATCGGAATTTCAAAAAATAGCAGAAACCCGAGTTTTTTCGTTTCTAAATATTTGATAGAATCAGGATTTAATGTTTATTTTGTAAATCCAAACTATTCTGGTGAAAAAATACTGGATCATACTGTTTATTCAAATATTTCTGAAATAAAAGAAAAAATAGACATTGTATCAATATTTGTAAACCCTTCAAGAACCATTGTGATTGCCGAAGATGCGGTTAAATTAGGATTTAAGGCTTTCTGGTTCCAGCTTGAAACTTCAAATAGAGGGACTATAGATTATGTTTTAAAAAACGGTTTTGATGTTGTTTTGGAAAAGTGCATTATGGTGGAACATCAAAAATTTTTATAG
- a CDS encoding RecB-family nuclease, whose amino-acid sequence MFIALHNTFSSKQLEEFTKTVFGMGIDSVIFTRATGSAAQNGVPIAQKLAIKLNKNLMFLEDIDDAVEILNPERVILVADRGIASEKIDFKSIGKRDLIIFSGNSSGFSKKELEKGNGMHILENNIGAIGEVAIFLYKMNE is encoded by the coding sequence ATGTTTATCGCACTTCACAACACTTTTAGTTCAAAACAGCTAGAAGAATTTACAAAGACAGTTTTTGGAATGGGGATTGATTCAGTAATATTTACAAGAGCAACAGGTTCAGCAGCTCAAAATGGAGTTCCAATCGCTCAGAAACTGGCGATAAAATTGAATAAAAATTTAATGTTTCTCGAAGACATCGACGATGCAGTAGAGATATTAAACCCTGAACGAGTAATATTGGTAGCAGATAGGGGGATTGCAAGTGAAAAAATCGACTTCAAATCAATTGGAAAAAGGGATTTAATCATTTTTTCAGGAAATTCTTCAGGTTTTTCAAAAAAAGAACTCGAAAAAGGAAATGGAATGCATATCTTAGAGAATAATATTGGGGCAATTGGCGAAGTTGCAATTTTCCTCTACAAAATGAACGAATAA
- a CDS encoding DNA-directed DNA polymerase II small subunit: protein MINDFLNIQVLLAQDSYSRIQNLDTEDFSDLFNKIKEFKSKKDDFILLDSHFLNIFLGNNLKNIFEDYGKFDFLAYYTSNEVASENQKIVEHDDFEPVEPEVPIEKEIKKETKVYDLDLEDVGEEEPELDEIHKKLEEERKERLLEIRSIRESVNNKINYYAKDIEAQIHVYDEYDVTGKSTCEGTLDDFVKYFKDRCSTLRKIIELKVQKKAYPLNQLFRRKKENEVFIAGIVSDANTTKNGHKMIELEDENGTFRLLLMKDKMDKGDLPSDVLLDEVIGFEGTINDKGDLMFVDRAFRPDITPKPTKTTDEKIYTAFLSDVHVGSHEFSNKVFAKFIKFLNGEVNSGLEEKIVSRLKYISIAGDLVDGVGIYPGQEYDLYDVDIISQYAEVAAYLEQVPEHIKFIISPGNHDALRPAEPQPTFDESITSLFPKENVTFVGNPGVVNMHGLDLLLYHGRSFDDIIGQVSVAQYTNPPSIMKELLKRRHLCPTYGGRCPIAPEHIDYLAIHTEPDIFHTGHIHINGYGNYHGVRMINSGTFQEQTDFQKRMGIKPTPGIVPIQDLSKKETHVIEWNQGKIEII, encoded by the coding sequence ATGATAAACGACTTTTTAAACATCCAGGTACTTTTAGCCCAGGATTCCTACTCAAGAATCCAAAATCTTGATACTGAAGATTTTTCAGATTTATTCAATAAGATAAAAGAATTTAAAAGTAAAAAGGACGATTTTATACTCCTTGATTCACATTTTTTAAACATTTTTTTGGGAAATAATTTAAAAAATATTTTTGAAGACTACGGAAAATTCGATTTTTTAGCATACTACACATCAAACGAAGTGGCGTCAGAAAATCAGAAAATTGTGGAACACGATGATTTTGAGCCTGTTGAACCGGAAGTTCCTATCGAAAAAGAAATTAAAAAAGAAACTAAAGTTTATGATCTCGATTTGGAAGACGTTGGGGAAGAAGAGCCCGAGCTCGATGAAATACATAAAAAATTGGAAGAAGAGCGAAAAGAAAGGCTTTTAGAAATAAGGTCTATTCGAGAAAGTGTTAATAACAAAATAAACTACTACGCAAAAGATATCGAAGCACAAATACACGTTTACGACGAATACGACGTTACTGGAAAATCAACGTGTGAGGGTACACTCGACGACTTTGTAAAATATTTTAAGGATAGATGCAGTACTTTAAGAAAAATAATCGAATTAAAGGTTCAAAAGAAAGCGTATCCCTTAAACCAGCTTTTCAGAAGAAAAAAAGAAAATGAAGTTTTCATTGCAGGGATTGTGTCAGACGCGAATACCACTAAAAACGGACACAAAATGATTGAATTGGAGGACGAAAACGGAACTTTCAGGCTACTTTTGATGAAAGACAAAATGGATAAAGGAGATCTTCCATCAGACGTTCTTTTAGATGAAGTCATAGGTTTTGAAGGAACTATTAACGATAAAGGAGACTTAATGTTTGTGGATAGGGCTTTTAGGCCCGATATTACCCCTAAGCCTACAAAAACAACAGACGAAAAAATATACACTGCATTTTTGTCAGACGTTCACGTTGGAAGCCACGAGTTTTCAAACAAAGTATTTGCAAAATTTATTAAATTCCTAAACGGGGAAGTAAATAGTGGTCTAGAAGAAAAAATAGTAAGTAGATTGAAATATATTTCAATTGCAGGGGATCTGGTGGATGGTGTTGGAATTTATCCTGGTCAGGAGTACGATCTCTATGATGTGGATATAATTTCGCAGTATGCAGAAGTTGCAGCTTATTTAGAACAGGTTCCTGAGCACATAAAATTCATAATTTCTCCTGGAAACCACGACGCGCTAAGACCTGCGGAACCGCAGCCTACATTTGATGAATCGATAACAAGCCTGTTTCCAAAAGAGAATGTAACTTTTGTTGGAAATCCTGGTGTTGTAAACATGCACGGCCTTGATTTATTATTGTATCATGGCAGAAGTTTTGATGATATTATTGGACAGGTTTCCGTAGCTCAATATACAAACCCTCCATCAATTATGAAAGAACTTTTAAAAAGAAGGCATTTATGTCCCACATACGGTGGACGGTGCCCAATAGCTCCGGAACATATCGATTATTTGGCAATACATACAGAACCAGATATTTTCCACACCGGACACATTCATATCAACGGTTATGGTAATTATCATGGAGTCAGGATGATAAACAGCGGTACGTTCCAAGAACAAACCGATTTCCAGAAAAGAATGGGTATCAAGCCTACGCCGGGAATTGTCCCGATACAGGATTTGTCTAAAAAAGAAACTCACGTAATTGAGTGGAATCAGGGAAAAATCGAAATAATTTAA